One Setaria viridis chromosome 5, Setaria_viridis_v4.0, whole genome shotgun sequence genomic region harbors:
- the LOC140222751 gene encoding transcription factor MYB61-like → MGKHSCCYKQKLRKGLWSPEEDEKLMNHITKHGHGCWSTVPKLAGLQRCGKSCRLRWINYLRPDLKRGAFSQEEEDLIIELHAVLGNRWSQIATRLPGRTDNEIKNLWNSSIKKKLRQKGIDPNTHKPLAEVDRKIAPTISTERTSESSDIDPSSGGALGNLSHLLSETAQSPELLPVLGKHRKETTSLAHLRVPSKELFLDQLVSGNDNLPSCRSTGPIPNFPFQQLMCYSNEFGGKHGGSTNPLWFNQNESSCSTISTVMPPVSPSTLSTSTGLNRSPDNPHSGGTGIQSNQFYWDTTNPSSSSNKGSSGSNSLGFELQSTSSILENSIFPWTDLSPDKNSHLEEELKWPDLLHGTFTDTPATIQNLSQSLYEDVVKAENQFNMEGLCAAWSQNLQPQQHLQVASDLYDKDLQRMSLSFENI, encoded by the exons ATGGGGAAGCACTCCTGCTGTTACAAGCAGAAGCTGAGGAAGGGGCTCTGGTCTCCTGAGGAAGACGAGAAGCTCATGAACCACATAACCAAGCATGGGCATGGCTGCTGGAGCACTGTTCCAAAGCTTGCAG GGCTTCAAAGGTGTGGCAAGAGCTGCAGGCTGAGGTGGATAAATTACCTGAGGCCTGACCTTAAAAGAGGTGCATTCTctcaggaggaggaagaccttATCATTGAACTTCATGCTGTCTTGGGCAACAG GTGGTCTCAGATTGCAACACGGTTGCCTGGAAGAACTGATAACGAGATCAAGAATCTCTGGAATTCAAGCATCAAGAAGAAGCTCCGGCAGAAAGGCATCGACCCCAACACCCACAAGCCCCTTGCTGAGGTTGATCGCAAAATAGCTCCAACAATCAGTACTGAGAGAACCTCCGAGTCCAGCGATATTGACCCTTCAAGTGGTGGTGCACTTGGCAACTTGAGCCATCTCCTCAGTGAGACAGCACAATCACCAGAGCTGCTGCCAGTGCTCGGTAAGCATCGCAAAGAAACTACTAGTTTGGCACATCTAAGGGTGCCATCGAAGGAGCTATTCCTTGACCAGCTTGTTTCTGGTAATGATAACCTCCCCAGCTGCCGCTCAACAGGCCCAATTCCAAATTTCCCTTTCCAGCAGTTGATGTGTTACAGCAATGAATTTGGCGGCAAGCATGGAGGCAGCACGAATCCACTCTGGTTTAACCAGAATGAGTCAAGCTGCAGCACCATTTCCACTGTGATGCCACCAGTTTCGCCATCAACTCTCTCAACATCAACAGGACTCAATAGGTCACCGGACAATCCACACTCTGGAGGTACTGGCATTCAGAGTAACCAATTCTACTGGGACACCACTAATCCTAGCAGCAGTAGCAATAAAGGAAGCAGTGGAAGCAATAGCTTGGGATTTGAGCTGCAAAGCACAAGCTCAATTCTGGAGAATAGTATCTTCCCATGGACAGATTTATCGCCAGATAAAAATAGCCACCTAGAGGAAGAACTCAAGTGGCCTGACCTGCTCCATGGAACCTTCACAGATACACCAGCAACCATTCAGAATCTTAGCCAATCACTGTATGAAGATGTGGTCAAAGCCGAGAACCAATTCAACATGGAGGGCCTCTGTGCAGCTTGGTCTCAAAATTTGCAGCCACAGCAACATCTGCAGGTAGCATCAGATTTGTATGACAAGGATTTGCAGAGAATGTCCTTGTCTTTCGAGAATATCTAG